In Candidatus Krumholzibacteriia bacterium, the following are encoded in one genomic region:
- a CDS encoding 1-deoxy-D-xylulose-5-phosphate synthase N-terminal domain-containing protein — MTKRSLLEQIESPDQISGLGREELQQLADELRAEIIEIVSSVGGHLGASLGVVELTVALHHVYDSPRDRI, encoded by the coding sequence ATGACCAAACGAAGTCTACTGGAGCAGATCGAGTCCCCCGACCAGATCTCGGGCCTCGGCCGCGAAGAACTGCAGCAGCTCGCCGACGAGCTACGGGCCGAGATCATCGAGATCGTCAGTTCGGTGGGAGGACATCTCGGTGCGAGCCTCGGGGTCGTCGAACTCACCGTGGCCCTGCACCACGTCTACGACTCTCCGCGCGATCGGATC